The following coding sequences are from one Eretmochelys imbricata isolate rEreImb1 chromosome 12, rEreImb1.hap1, whole genome shotgun sequence window:
- the AKTIP gene encoding AKT-interacting protein isoform X3 yields the protein MNPFWSMSTSSSRKRPETEEKTLTGELRTSPPRTSTKKQLPSIPKNALPMTKPASPAPSSQSTNGTHASYGPFYLEYSLLAEFTLVVKQKLPGVYVQPSYRSALMWFGVIFIRHGLYQDGVFKFTVYIPDNYPDGDCPRLVFDLPVFHPLVDPLSGELDVKRAFAKWRRNHNHIWQVLMYARRVFYKIDTTSPLNPEAAVLYEKDIQLFKSKVVDSIKLCSSHLFDQPKIEDPYAISFSPWNPAIHDEAREKMLTQKE from the exons ATGAACCCTTTCTGGAGCATGTCTACAAGTTCCTCACGCAAG AGACCTGAAACAGAAGAAAAGACTCTGACTGGAGAGTTGAGAACCAGTCCTCCACGCACCTCTACAAAGAAACAGCTGCCTTCTATTCCAAAAAATGCTCTGCCGATGACCAAGCCTGCTTCTCCTGCCCCTTCATCCCAGTCTACGAATGGAACACATGCCTCCTATGGGCCTTTCTACTTGGAATACTCTCTCCTTGCGGAGTT CACTTTGGTCGTAAAGCAGAAGCTGCCAGGAGTTTATGTGCAGCCATCTTACAGATCAGCATTAA TGTGGTTTGGAGTAATATTCATAAGACATGGCCTCTACCAGGATGGTGTGTTCAAATTTACAGTCTACATCCCTGACAATTACCCAGATGGCGACTGCCCA CGCTTGGTGTTCGACCTACCAGTCTTCCACCCACTAGTAGATCCCCTCTCAGGTGAATTAGATGTGAAAAGAGCATTTGCAAAATGGAG GCGAAACCATAATCATATATGGCAAGTACTAATGTATGCTCGCAGAGTCTTCTACAAGATTGATACGACAAGTCCTTTGAATCCGGAAGCTGCAGTGCT ATATGAAAAAGATATTCAGCTCTTCAAAAGTAAGGTGGTAGACAGTATCAAACTATGCAGCAGTCACTTATTTGATCAGCCTAAAATAGAAGATCCCTATGCAATTAG CTTTTCTCCATGGAATCCAGCTATACATGATGAAGCTAGAGAGAAGATGTTGACTCAGAAA